In one Janibacter cremeus genomic region, the following are encoded:
- the cysD gene encoding sulfate adenylyltransferase subunit CysD: MSTHADYRLSHLDQLEAESIHIFREVAAEFEKPVLMFSGGKDSIVMLRLAEKAFYPARVPFPVLQVATGYDFPEVLATRDRWVERLGVRLHEASVEQAIADGIVVDDGKTPRNRLQIGTLLHAIESEGYTAAFGGGRRDEEKARAKERVFSHRDDFGQWDPKNQRPELWSLYNGQLHEGEHMRVFPLSNWTELDIWHYIAREDIDIPSIYYAHQRKVFERGGMLFTESEYNPCREGETVTERTVRFRTVGDLTLTGCLESEADTVEKVIEEVAASRVTERGATRGDDKFSEAAMEDRKKLGYF, from the coding sequence ATGTCCACGCATGCCGACTACCGGCTGAGTCATCTGGACCAGCTCGAGGCCGAGTCCATCCACATCTTCCGCGAGGTCGCGGCCGAGTTCGAGAAGCCGGTGCTGATGTTCTCCGGCGGCAAGGACTCCATCGTCATGCTCCGCCTGGCGGAGAAGGCGTTCTACCCCGCGCGGGTGCCCTTCCCCGTCCTGCAGGTGGCCACTGGCTACGACTTCCCCGAGGTGCTCGCCACGCGCGACCGCTGGGTGGAGCGGCTCGGGGTGCGCCTGCACGAGGCATCCGTGGAGCAGGCCATCGCCGACGGGATCGTCGTCGACGACGGCAAGACCCCCCGCAACCGCCTGCAGATCGGCACGCTGCTGCACGCCATCGAGTCCGAGGGATACACCGCCGCCTTCGGCGGCGGCCGTCGGGACGAGGAGAAGGCACGGGCCAAGGAGCGGGTCTTCTCCCACCGTGACGACTTCGGCCAGTGGGACCCGAAGAACCAGCGTCCGGAACTGTGGTCGCTGTACAACGGTCAGCTGCACGAGGGCGAGCACATGCGTGTCTTCCCGCTGAGCAACTGGACCGAGCTGGACATCTGGCACTACATCGCCCGAGAGGACATCGACATCCCCTCGATCTACTACGCGCACCAGCGCAAGGTCTTCGAGCGGGGCGGGATGCTCTTCACCGAGAGCGAGTACAACCCCTGCCGCGAGGGGGAGACCGTCACCGAGCGCACCGTGCGCTTCCGCACCGTCGGCGACCTGACTCTGACCGGCTGCCTGGAGTCGGAGGCAGACACCGTGGAGAAGGTCATCGAGGAGGTGGCTGCCTCGCGCGTGACCGAGCGCGGCGCCACCCGTGGTGATGACAAGTTCTCCGAGGCCGCGATGGAAGACCGCAAGAAGCTGGGGTATTTCTGA
- a CDS encoding sulfate adenylyltransferase subunit 1, whose protein sequence is MDMLRFATAGSVDDGKSTLIGRLLLDSKAIFEDQMESVEKTSKDKGFDYTDLALLTDGLRSEREQGITIDVAYRYFATPKRKFIIADTPGHVQYTRNMVTGASTSDLGLVLVDARHGLTEQSRRHAVLLSLLRVPHLVLAVNKMDLVDYSEEVYNKIYTEFTAFAGKLNIPDLAVIPISALQGDNVVNRSENMPWYQGTSLLHHLENVHIASDRDLRDVRFPVQYVIRPKSDKYHDYRGYAGQVAGGVLKPGDEVVVLPSGMTSTIDGIDLHEESLDEAYPPMSVTVRLKDDVDVSRGDMIARVNNQPEPIQDIDAMVCWMSPSPMRPKQKLAIKHTTKTARAVIKEVQYRLDVNSLHRDPDAGELMLNEIGRVKLRSAQPLLVDPYEQNRTTGSFILIDEATGVTVGAGMIN, encoded by the coding sequence ATGGACATGCTGCGCTTCGCGACGGCCGGGTCGGTGGACGACGGCAAGTCGACCCTGATCGGGCGACTGCTGCTGGACAGCAAGGCGATCTTCGAGGACCAGATGGAGTCCGTGGAGAAGACCAGCAAGGACAAGGGCTTCGACTACACAGACCTTGCGTTGCTGACCGACGGGCTGCGCTCGGAGCGGGAGCAGGGCATCACCATCGATGTCGCCTACCGCTACTTCGCGACCCCGAAGCGCAAGTTCATCATCGCCGACACCCCGGGGCACGTGCAGTACACCCGCAACATGGTCACGGGCGCCTCGACCTCCGACCTCGGTCTGGTCCTCGTCGACGCACGGCATGGGTTGACGGAGCAGTCGCGTCGTCACGCGGTGCTGCTGTCGCTGCTGCGGGTGCCGCACCTGGTGCTCGCGGTGAACAAGATGGACCTGGTCGACTACTCCGAAGAGGTCTACAACAAGATCTACACGGAGTTCACCGCCTTCGCCGGCAAGCTGAACATCCCGGACCTGGCCGTCATCCCGATCTCGGCCCTGCAGGGCGACAACGTCGTCAACCGCAGCGAGAACATGCCGTGGTACCAAGGCACGAGCCTGCTGCACCACCTGGAGAACGTCCACATCGCCTCAGACCGGGACCTGCGGGACGTGCGCTTCCCCGTGCAGTACGTCATCCGTCCGAAGTCCGACAAGTACCACGACTACCGCGGGTATGCCGGTCAGGTGGCCGGCGGGGTCCTCAAGCCCGGTGACGAGGTCGTGGTGCTGCCCAGCGGGATGACCAGCACCATCGACGGCATTGACCTGCATGAGGAGTCGCTCGACGAGGCGTACCCCCCGATGTCGGTGACCGTGCGCCTGAAGGACGACGTCGACGTGAGCCGCGGTGACATGATCGCGCGGGTCAACAACCAGCCCGAGCCGATCCAGGACATCGACGCCATGGTCTGCTGGATGTCGCCCAGCCCGATGCGGCCCAAGCAGAAGCTGGCGATCAAGCACACGACGAAGACGGCGCGCGCGGTGATCAAGGAGGTGCAGTATCGCCTCGACGTCAACTCGCTCCACCGCGACCCCGATGCTGGTGAGCTCATGCTCAACGAGATCGGTCGGGTGAAGCTGCGCTCGGCGCAGCCGTTGCTGGTCGACCCCTACGAGCAGAACCGCACAACTGGGTCGTTCATCCTCATTGACGAGGCGACGGGCGTTACCGTCGGCGCAGGAATGATCAACTAA